The Asticcacaulis sp. EMRT-3 region TCACGCCCAAGGAATACGATCTTTTGCGTTTCTTCCTGGTCAATCGCGGCCGGATGCTGACCCACAAGCAAATCCTCAAAGAGGTCTGGGGCCCGGCCCACCTCGAAGACACGCAATATTTGCGCGTCTATATCGGCCAGGTGCGCGACAAGCTGGAAAGCCGCGAAGGTCTGGGCAAGTCGATCGTATCGGAATCGGGTATCGGCTACCGCATGGATCTGGTGATGTAACACAGGTCGCAAGGTTAATTTAGCTGCAACCTTGTCGTTTATTCTTTTCTTACGCCATAGGTTGCCGCAGGCTTTGTATCCTTACCGGCATTTTCCTAATCTTAGCAAGAGTCCGCTGCTCAAACGGGGGACGACCATGAGTGACCCCGCCCGCTGTGGCGTATGGGCTTTAGGAGAATACCATGCTCAACTGGATTATCACCTTTTTTGTACTGGCGGTTATTGCAGCCTTTTTCGGCTTTACCGGACTGGCAGGCACGTTTGCTGAAATCGCCAAGTTCATCGCCGTCATCTTCGTCGTGCTGTTCATCGCCAGCCTGGTGTACCGTATGATCACCGGACGCAGCGCCAATCCACCGGTGTGACGCAGCGTTTGCCGCAATAAAAAAGCCGCCCTTCTGGAAAACCCAGACGGGCGGCTTTTTTATGGATTGGTGTGGGGCTACAGCTTTTTCTGATCGGGATAGAAGAGGGTGAAGATGGCTCCGCCGTCCGGGTGGTTGGCCACCTCGATGCGCCCGCCGAGCAGGCGCATGATCGACTGGCAGATGGTCAGGCCGAGCCCTGTGCCGGCATTTTGCTGATCGGTTTTTTGCAGGCGCATATATTTATCGAACACGGCCACCTGCTGGCTGTCGGGAATGCCGTCGCCGTGGTCTCGGATGCGCACAAAGCCTTCGCCATTGGCCACGCCGTACTGCACCTCGATCACGGGCGATTCGGTGACGCGCCCCTCCCGGCGACCGCCGAATTTGAAGGCATTGTGCAGCACCAGACCGATGGCACGCGAACCGAGCATCGGATCAGTGGTCAGCTCATCGCGGGCGGCGGTGGCCGTGATGCGGATTTCGCCTTTGGTTTTGAGCGGCCCCATGCGCGCCAGGGCGTCCTGAATCATCTGGCCCAGACGCGCCGCCTCGAAGCGGGGCTTAACGGAATCGGCCTCGAACTTGGCCATGTCGAGAATATTGGTGATGAAATAGTCGAGCCGGAAGGCCTCGGTCAGGGCCGATGAAATCAGCGATTTGCGCTTTTCCTCGCTCAGGCGGTCATACAGCATGGTCATGACTTCCAGCGAGCCGATAATCGTGGCCAGCGGCGTTTTCAGATCGTGCGACACCGACGACAGCATCTGCCTGTGCAGGTACTCACGGATTTCGTCGTGGGTTGGCGAGGACAGATCATCGGGAGTCATGAAGCTATATTACCAGTCACGCTATATGAAGGAAACCTGCTGTGCCTTCAGTTGTCTCTAAATGCAAACAGATGCCCTGAAAAAGTGATCACAAAAGAGGAGAATTTCTAAAAGACGTAAACGAAAAAAGAAAGAGGGAACAAGAGCGCGGCCCTTGCTCCCTTCACGCTGTCATAAGCCATACGGTCGGAGGAGGGCCGTAGCGCTGTAACAGGTCAGGTGAGGTGTGCGTTTCGTTTTTATCAATAGGCCGCGCGCGACGAGCTGCTGGCGTTTTGCTGCTTTTGCTTATTGACCGCCGCCTTGATGTCAGCCGAGGTTTCCGAAACCGCCGAGGAGGCCGCAGCCCCCGTTTTCGATACGGCGCTGGAAGCGGCTTCGCCCGCCGTGGAATAGGCTGAGGAATCGGTCAGGTCAGCCGTCGCACTCGATACAGCAGGCGGGATGGCGTCGATGGCCTTGCCGATCTGCTGACCGGCGGTGGGCCGGTTATGGGCGTTATAGAGCCAGACACCCGCCACGACCACGATGACCAGCAGGATGATGATGAGCAGGGTTTTTGCGAATGAGCCGCCGCCGGTCTGTGCCATGATGTGCCTCAATCGTTCCAGTGATCGGCCATCTGGACATAGACGCCCAGTTCATAGGCCAGGTCTTCACGCTCTTCCTCGGCATCGAACAGCACGGGCGGCAGATCGTCCTCGAAATATTCGCCGTCGATACTGACCTGACGAATAGGCGCTTCGCCGCGCGGCGCGTGTTTTGGGCCGGAGATAATCTGTGGGAAAGGAATGATCTGGGCTTGCATGGACGCATATCCTCTAAAGCTGGCTGCACGGTTTTCATCCCGGCGCGATCACCGGATTACATTTCGGGATCAGATACGGGCGGGATTTCCGACGGCAGTTCGGGGTTTTCCGCGGGCTCAGGTGACGGATTGTTTTCGGGCTCAGGCGCGGGCACGCCGTCGGGCGTTTCAGACGGACTGGCCATGATGTGCGGATCGGTCATAAACGGAACTCCTGACAGGGCGGGTTTGCCTGATCAGGTGTAGGCCAAAAGCTGCAAAGGCTCAGTGCCTAAGGCCGGGAGTGGCGGTAAGCGCGCGGTAAAAGAAAAACCGTTACGCGGGGTTATGCGCGTAACGGCTGAAGGTGGGAATCGCGGTTTCAGTCAGGCAGATCAGAATCAGGCGGATCAGAAGCTGTAATGGCCGCCCAGCATGAAGACGGTGGCCTTGGCATCATTGACCGCGCCATTGATGAGGATCGGCGTCTGGGCCGCCGTTCCGGCATAGGCGGCGGTGGTATAGTCGAGCTGGGTTTTCTTGAAGCCGACATAGGTGAAGGCGGCGTCGATGGCGAAGGCGGGCGTCATCTGCCAGGTGGTGCCGATGGCATAGTCGATGCGGTCAGAATCGGGCACGCGCGCATCGCGGTGGCCATCGCGCGTCGGGGTCGGGTCGGTCTGCACGCCGGCGCGTACCGTCCACTTCGGGTCGATCACATAGTCGAAACCCACGGCCACGCTGGTGGTGTCGCGGTAATCTTCGGGAATGGCCTGATTAAACGGCGCGCCCAGGGTGATGGCGTCGAACTTGCTCCAGCCGAAATTCGTCACCTGACCATGCAGGGCCAGCCTGTCCGTGGCCTGATAGGACAGGCCCGCCGTCAGTTGCGACGGCGTCGAGAAATCGGCGGTCACGCCGTCCTGCGTCATATTGGAGGCGGCCAGCGGCCCCAGCAGGCCCGATATATTCACCGTGCCTTTGAGATTATGCTTGATGGCCGACTTGTAACTCAGGCCCGCCACCAGCTTGCCGGAATGGGCCTGGGCACCCACCGACCAGCCGGTGTCCCAGCCATCGCCTTCCAGCACCTGATCGCCATCGGGCAGGGCAGGCGACAGGTTGGGCAGCTTGTTGCCGAGCGTGGCCTTGGTATATTCGGCATTGATCCCGACGCCGACATTCAGCCAGTTATTGAGCTTGAAGGCTATGGTCGGCTGGATGTCCACCGTGGTCAGGCGGGTTTTCTCGGCATTGTAACGCGCCCAGCTATCCCCGGTATAGTGTGTCTCGAAACTATAGGGGGCATTGACGGTCAGCCCCACGGCGACGCGGTCATTGAGCGGCATCGAAAACGAAACATTGGGCAGGACGCCGTTGAGGATCGGGCCTTTCGCCGACGGATTGCCGCCCACCGAGGCCGGAGCCTGACCGGGCCGCACGATGACCGAACCCGTATCATTGACCGTGCCCTTGGGCGCGATATAGGCCGCGCCGAACGACAATTGTTTCGTCGTGGTGCCGGCAATCGAGGCCGGGTTCCACCACAGGGCGTCAGGCCCTTGCGCCGTGGCCGCGCCGGAAAAGGCGCTGCCCGCCTGCCGGGCGGACAGGTCTTGCAGATAAAAACCGGCGGCCTGGGCCGCACCGGTCATGAGGGCGCTGCATCCCAGGCCAAGGGCCAGAGCCGAAGCGGCGGTCTTGATGGCAGTCATCGGAAGTCTCCTGAAGCGCAATCTACCTGTTGGATATTTCAGTGCCGTTGTGAAAGCTCGGCCTGCACGAATGATCCCACACTTGACGAAAGCGTCAAGTTTTAACTGACGCTAACGTCAAGATTTCGAAATTATTTTACGTTTTCGTCAACGTCAGTTACTCTGCGGCCACACCAGGTCTGTGAGGAGACGACGAATATGCTGCCCAAAACGGTTTTCGCGGCCGCCGCCCTTCTGCTATGGGCCGGGCCGGCCCTGGCCGCTCAGCCCATTGAGGGCAACTGGAAAACGCTGAAAGGCGATACGGCGCGCATCGCGCCCTGCGGCGACAGCTTCTGCATCACGCTGATGGACGGCAAATATGCCGGCAAGCAGATCGGCATCCTGAAAGGTCAGGGCGGCCTCTATACCGGTCAGGTCACCGATCCCGAGGCTGACAAGACCTATGAGGGTTCGGCCACTGTCACCGGCAATGCCTTGAAATTGCAGGGATGCGTCATGAAAATATTTTGCAAATCGCAGGTCTGGACGCGCGAACAGGCCCCCGGCTAGACCCGGTCACGGCAAGGCTCCCGCATTGTATTCTTACGCCGCCTGAGCCATGCCTGAATGTCAGATTTCGGGAGATAGTCCATGAAGCTTCATCCTCTTGTCCTGCCGCTGGCCGCCGGAGTCGCTGTCGTGGCCGGAATGGCTTTTCTGGCAGGATGCGCCGACATGCCGGTCGGCAACCGCGCCGTGCCGCAACCGGCGCGCGATGTGGACATCAAGGCCTATGCCGGATTATGGTATGAGATCGGCCGTTACGAAAATCGTTTCGAGCGCGATTGCGAGGCCGTGACCGCCAGCTATAGCTTAAGCGATGACGGCAGGATCGACATTACCAATAGCTGCCGCTCAGGCGGGCTGGATGGCCGCGAAAAAGTGGCGCACGGCAAGGCGAAGGTGGTGCCGGACAGCGGCAATGCCAAGCTGAAAGTCTCGTTCTTCGGGCCGTTTTATGTCGGCAACTATTGGGTGCTGGATCATGCGCCTGACTATAGCTGGTCGATTGTCGGCGAACCTTCGGGCCGTTATCTGTGGATATTGAGCCGCGTGGCCCATCCCGATCCGGCGACGCGCGCCATGATCGATACGCGCGTCCGCCAGCTCGGCTATGACCAGAGCCTGATCCGGCCCACCTTGCAGCCCTAGAGCAACGAGCGTTTCATTTGACTTACAAATTGAATGCGAGATGCGGAAAAACGTAAAATGTAGAGCGGGTTGCATTCCTTTAACCGATTCAATCAGAATGCAGACCGCTCTAGAGCAACGAGCATTTAATTTGACTTACAAATTGAATGCGAGATGCGGAAAAACGTAAAATCTAGAGCGGGTTGCATGCCTTTGACCGATTCAATCAGAATGCAAACCGCTCCAGGCTGAATATCGATCCGTCCGAGAGCGCTTACCCAAAAAGTGGTTCCCCTTTTTGGGTAAGAAAGAGCGAA contains the following coding sequences:
- a CDS encoding ATP-binding protein, encoding MTPDDLSSPTHDEIREYLHRQMLSSVSHDLKTPLATIIGSLEVMTMLYDRLSEEKRKSLISSALTEAFRLDYFITNILDMAKFEADSVKPRFEAARLGQMIQDALARMGPLKTKGEIRITATAARDELTTDPMLGSRAIGLVLHNAFKFGGRREGRVTESPVIEVQYGVANGEGFVRIRDHGDGIPDSQQVAVFDKYMRLQKTDQQNAGTGLGLTICQSIMRLLGGRIEVANHPDGGAIFTLFYPDQKKL
- a CDS encoding DUF2147 domain-containing protein; its protein translation is MLPKTVFAAAALLLWAGPALAAQPIEGNWKTLKGDTARIAPCGDSFCITLMDGKYAGKQIGILKGQGGLYTGQVTDPEADKTYEGSATVTGNALKLQGCVMKIFCKSQVWTREQAPG
- a CDS encoding lipocalin family protein, with the translated sequence MKLHPLVLPLAAGVAVVAGMAFLAGCADMPVGNRAVPQPARDVDIKAYAGLWYEIGRYENRFERDCEAVTASYSLSDDGRIDITNSCRSGGLDGREKVAHGKAKVVPDSGNAKLKVSFFGPFYVGNYWVLDHAPDYSWSIVGEPSGRYLWILSRVAHPDPATRAMIDTRVRQLGYDQSLIRPTLQP
- a CDS encoding DUF1328 domain-containing protein, producing the protein MLNWIITFFVLAVIAAFFGFTGLAGTFAEIAKFIAVIFVVLFIASLVYRMITGRSANPPV
- a CDS encoding outer membrane protein transport protein, giving the protein MTAIKTAASALALGLGCSALMTGAAQAAGFYLQDLSARQAGSAFSGAATAQGPDALWWNPASIAGTTTKQLSFGAAYIAPKGTVNDTGSVIVRPGQAPASVGGNPSAKGPILNGVLPNVSFSMPLNDRVAVGLTVNAPYSFETHYTGDSWARYNAEKTRLTTVDIQPTIAFKLNNWLNVGVGINAEYTKATLGNKLPNLSPALPDGDQVLEGDGWDTGWSVGAQAHSGKLVAGLSYKSAIKHNLKGTVNISGLLGPLAASNMTQDGVTADFSTPSQLTAGLSYQATDRLALHGQVTNFGWSKFDAITLGAPFNQAIPEDYRDTTSVAVGFDYVIDPKWTVRAGVQTDPTPTRDGHRDARVPDSDRIDYAIGTTWQMTPAFAIDAAFTYVGFKKTQLDYTTAAYAGTAAQTPILINGAVNDAKATVFMLGGHYSF